The Blautia pseudococcoides genome segment AATTGACAAATTGCATAATTCATAGTAATATTTAAATTATGTGAAGGTGGTGATACTGTGATAGAAGGAACAATCAAAGAAATCCGGGATGCGGAGCAGGAGGCAGCAAACATTGTTGCGGATGCAAAGCGCCAGAGTGAAAAGATTTCTGAGGAAGCAAAACTAGCTTCCGAAAAGTTGTATTCCGATATGGTTTCCGAAGCGCAGCAGAAGGCGAAAAAACTCAGAGATTCTGCTGAAACATTTGGAAAGCAGCAGACGGACGAGGCCCTTTTGGAGGCCGGAAAAGAAATCGAGGAGCTGAAGAGCGCGGCAAAAAGCCGGGAAAAAGAAGCGGTTGATTTGATTATTTCCGAATTAGTCTGAGAGGAAGAAAACGTAACTATTCAGCAGGTCTTCGCATTTACTGCGCTGACCGTAAGAAGACGCCCCGGATGCAAAGCGAAAATCCCATCGCCAAAGGCGATCCAGCATGGATTTTCGCCTGTTACTGTGAGGGGACTGAACCGTTACAAGAAAACGAATTAAAGGAGGGATGAGAGTATGGCAGTAATGCAGATGCAGCGAGTCAGTATCTGCGCGCTGAAGAGGGACCGGAAAGCCATCCTGGAAAAGCTGCAGACCATGGGCGTCATGGAAATGACCCAGGTTCTGGACGATGAGTCAGGCTTTGAAAAGATGGATACCCAGGGAGCCAGAAACACTTTTGAAAAGAAAGCGAATCTGGCAGACTTAGCACTGGATATCCTGCAGGAATATGCACCGGAGAAAAAATCCCTGCTGTCCAGTCTGGAAGGAAAAAAACTGATTGAAAAAGAAGCTTACAACCAGGTAGCGGTTAGAAAAGAAGAAATGATGGACATTGCTTCGAGAATAACCGGCTGGCAGAAAGAAATCGCAGAGTGCCGTGCAAATATCCAGAAAATGGAGAACCAGATAGAAGCACTGGCTCCATGGATGCGTCTGGATGTGCCTATGAATTTTGAGGGCACAGGTTCTACCAGGGCACTCATCGGTGCTATTTCGGGAGAAATGACACTGGAAGCGGTTTACAGCCTGATCGCGGAGTATGCTCCCGAGGCTGAAGGCGTGGATGTGACAGTCCTTTCTGCGGACAGAGATTCCACTTATATTGTTGCATTGTGTCTGAAAAAGGACGCGCACCAGGTGGAGGATGCGCTGCGGCAGGGCGGCTTTGCTAAGCCATCTCAGATCGTGGATGAAGTTCCGGCGGTCGAAAAAGAAAATTTGGAGGCAGAAATCGGTGCTGTCCAAAAACAAATTGATACTTGTCAGAAGCATATTGTTGAATATGGAGACAAGCGCGCAGACCTGCGTTTGATATCTGACTATTTCCGTACCAGAGCAGAGAAATATGAACTCCTGGGACATATTCCACAGTCTTCCAGGACCTTTTTTGTAAGTGGGTATATACCGCAGAAGGCAGTTCCCGCAGTGAAAAAGGCAATGGAGGAAGGCTATGATCTGGTCTTTGACGTGGAGGAGATACAGGAGGATGAGGAAGCACCTGTGCTTCTGAGCAACAATCCATTCTCCCAGTCCGTGGAGGGTGTATTGGAATCTTACGGTCTTCCAAAAAAAGGCGAGGTTGACCCTACGACGATCATGTCGTTTTTCTATGTGTTTTTCTTCGGTCTGATGCTGTCTGATGCGGCTTACGGACTGATCATTTTCCTGGCATGTTTTATTGTACTGAAAAAATATCCGCGTATGGGCCAGGGCATGCATAAGGCACTGAAGATGTTTATGTACTGTGGACTATCCACATTGGTATGGGGCGTACTCTTCGGAGGATATTTCGGAGATGCTGTGGATGTGATCGCGAAAACGTTCTTCCACGCAAATGTACCGGATGGCGGACTGATCAAGGCTGCCTGGTTCGTTCCGCTGAATGACCCTATGCGTCTTCTGCTGTATGCAATGCTGTTTGGTGTGATCCATCTGTTTATGGGACTTGCTTTAAAGGGATACATGCAGCTGAAAGAAAAACAATATATGGATTTCTTCTGTGATGTTATAATCTGGTATGTATTTTTGATCGGTTTGATCATGATGCTGCTTCCCAGCAGTATCTTTGCTTCTATTTCCCAGCTTCCGGAAGGAACCTTTCCGCCGGCAGTTTCGCAGATTGGAAAAGTGCTGGCGATCGCAGGTGCTGTAGGCCTGCTCCTTATGTCAGGCCGTGCCAATAAGAACATCGCACTGCGTCTGGCGCTGGGTGCGTATGATATATACAATGTAACAGGATGGCTGAGTGATGTATTATCCTATTCCCGTCTGCTGGCCCTGGGTCTTGCAACAGGTGTTATCGCGTCTGTAGTAAATCAGATGGCAAGTATGCTGGGAGATGGCTTTATCGCTGCTATTGGTTTTATCGTGATCTTTATTGTCGGACATTCACTGAATCTGGCAATCAATCTTTTGGGCGCATACGTGCATACAAACCGTTTACAGTTTGTCGAGTTCTTCGGCAAGTTTTATGAGGGTGGAGGAAGACCTTTCAACCCGTTTAAATTAACTACGAAATATGTAGATGTTAAGGAGGAAACTTATTTATGAGTCAGTTAGGAATTGTTTACGCATTACTTGGTGCAGCATTAGCAGTATTATTAGCAGGTGCAGGTTCATCTATTGGTGTAGGTATTGCCGGTCAGGCAGCCTCAGGTGTTGTTACTGAAGATCCAAGCAAATTTGCAAAGGTTCTGATCATGCAGCTTCTGCCCGGTACACAGGGTATCTATGGTCTGCTGGTTGGTTTTATCACACTTTCCAAGATCGGTCTGTTAGGCGGCGGTATGTTAGACCTGACACCACAGCAGGGCTTACTGGTATTAGCAGCTTGTCTGCCGATCGGTATCGTTGGTCTGATCTCCGGTAAATATCAGGGAATGACATCTGCAGCAGCTATCGGCATCGTTGCCAAGAAACCGGAACAGTTCGGTAAAGCTATGCTCTTCCCAGCCATGGTTGAGACCTATGCAATCCTTGCTCTGCTGATTTCCATTCTTTCCGTAACGAACCTTTCCTTCTAATTATAAAAGGAGAGCAGTCCCTGCATGGGGACAGATATTACAGGACAGAATAGAAATAGTAAAGGAGAGCTAAAGAATGACTGGATTAGAAAAAATGAAAAGCCAGATTCTGGATGAAGCAAAAAGCTCCGCTAATGATATCATCGACCGGGCGCAGAGAAGCGCAGAAGCAGTAAAACAGGGGATGAAAGAAAAGGCGGAAGCAGAATGCGGACGTATCTCCAAAAAAGCGGAGGCTGATGTTGAAAATATTAAGGAACGCGCACTTTCCTCCTGTGATCTGCAGAAAAGAAAAGCGCTTCTGGAAGCAAAGCAGGAAGTGATTTCCGAAGTATTGGAAAGAGCCTATAATACACTGCTTTCTGCAGATGACGAGACATATTTCAACATGCTTCGCAAAATGCTGGACAAATTCGTTCTGGCTCAGGAAGGGGAAATTTGTTTCTCACCTGAAGATTTGAAGAGAATGCCGCAGGGTTTTGAAAAAGAAATTTCAGGCATAGCCGGGAAAAAGGGCGGAAAACTGGTTCTTTCCAAAGAACACAGAAATATCCGCGGCGGCTTTGTCCTTATATATGGTGGAATCGAGGAAAACTGTACCTTTAAGGCCATGTTTGATTCCAAGAGAGGTGAACTTTCCGATAAAGTTCATGCATTATTATTTTCGTAAGCGATAACCGCAAGAAGGAGGAATTATCTTGATTGATACAAAATATACCTATGCGGTTGCGCGAATCCGTGCGCTTGAGACGGCGTTATTCACTTCTGCCACTCTTGACCAGCTCATGGCCTGCCAGACAGAGGAGCAGTGCCTGCAGCTTATACAGGAAAAGGGTTGGGGCGGCGCGGATACGCCGGTGAATGCAGAGACAATATTGACCAGGGAGCAGGAAAAAATCTGGGAAAATATTAAAGACCTGGGTGTTGACATGTCCGTCTTTGATGTACTTTCCTATCCGAATATGTTCCACAATCTGAAGGCAGCCATCAAGGATGTATGTACGGAGGAGAACGGCAGGGCCATGAACATCTATTATGATGACACTGCCATTTCACCGGATGAGATGCTGGAGATCGTGAGAAGCAAGGATTTTTCCAGACTTCCCCAATATATGGCCGGCGCTGCAAAAGAGGCCTACGAGACACTGCTTCACACAAGGGACGGACAGCTCTGTGATGTTATTGTGGACAAGGCAGCCCTGGAAGCTATCTATGCAGCAGGCAGGGAAGCAAAGGACAGCATTATCAAGGATTATGCGGAGTCTACCGTTGCCATAGCAGATATTAAGATCGCTGTGCGTTCACAGAAAACCGCAAAAAACATGGACTTTATGAAGCGTGCCATGGTGGAATGTGAATCCCTGAGTGTGACACAGCTTTCCAAAGCGGCAGTAAGCGGCATTGATGCCATTGTGGAATATTTGTCAGGTACTGCTTATGCAGAGGGCGGAAAGGCCATTGCAGAGTCTATGTCCGCATTTGAACGCTGGTGCGACAACCGTATGATGGAGACCATGCAGTCTCAGAAATATCAGTCATTTTCAGTGGGACCTCTGGTTGCCTATGTGCTTGCCAGGGAGAACGAGATCAAAACGGTACGAATCATTTTGTCCGGCAAACGCAGCGGCCTTTCGGATGATTCCATCCGGGAAAGGGTAAGGGAAATGTATGTTTAAGATTGCAGTTGTGGGCGATTACGACAGTATTTACGGGTTTGCTACACTGGGTCTGGATACCTTCCCGGTAACATCCCGAAAAGAAGCTGAAGAAAAACTGGAACATCTGGCAGCAAGCAAATATGGGATCATTTATATCACAGAAGCTTTGGCCGCAGAGTGTAAAAAGACGATTGATAAATTTCAGGAGCAGCTTTTTCCTGCTATAATCCTGATACCGGGCGTTTTCGGAAATACCGGTGAAGGTGTGCAGGGAGTTAAATTATCCGTGGAGAAGGCTGTTGGATCGGATATTCTTTTCAGCAATAATTAAAAGGTCCGGTTAGCGGCAGCGCCGCAGTTTCCGGAATTCAGGTGGCGAAATGTCACAGATACGAACTAATTTAGAAAGCAGGTGATTCGTTCCGATGAGCAAAGGTACGATTAAAAAAGTTGCAGGACCGCTGGTTATCGCGGAGGGCATGAGGGACTCGAACATGTTCGACGTTGTCCGTGTTAGTAATCAGCGTCTGATTGGTGAGATCATCGAGATGCACGGTGACGAAGCCAGTGTTCAGGTATACGAGGAGACATCAGGACTGGGGCCGGGAGAACCGGTTGAATCCATGAATGCGCCTCTTTCCGTAGAACTTGGGCCGGGTCTTATCACAAGTATCTATGATGGTATCCAGCGTCCGCTGGATGAAATTATGAAGGTTTCCGGCACCAACTTAAAGCGTGGTGTTGAGGTTCCTTCTTTGAAGAGAGATAAGAAATGGAATTTCGTTCCTACTGTTAAAGTAGGTGACGAGGTACAGAACGGCGATATTATCGGTACGGTACAGGAGACGATCGTCGTAAACCATAAGATCATGGTTCCTTACGGGATCAATGGTAAGGTAAAAGAGATCAAAGCCGGTGAATTTACGGTGGAGGATGTGGTTGCTGTTATCGAAACGAAAGACGGTGACAAAGAAGTGGGAATGATGCAGACATGGCCGGTTCGTAAAGGCCGTCCTTATCTGAAAAAACTGCCGCCGGAAATGCCTTTGGTAACAGGACAGCGAGTAGTGGATACCTTCTTCCCTATCGCAAAAGGCGGTGTGGCAGCCGTTCCGGGACCATTCGGAAGCGGTAAGACAGTTATCCAGCATCAGCTTGCAAAATGGGCTGAAGCCGACATCGTGGTTTATATCGGATGCGGCGAGCGTGGAAACGAAATGACAGACGTTTTGAACGAGTTCCCTGAACTGAAAGACCCGAAGACAGGACAGTCTTTGATGGAACGTACCGTTCTGATCGCAAATACCTCCGATATGCCTGTTGCGGCACGTGAGGCTTCTATTTATACAGGTATCACCATTGCGGAATATTTCCGTGATATGGGTTATTCCGTAGCTCTGATGGCAGACTCCACATCACGCTGGGCAGAGGCGCTTAGAGAGATGTCAGGACGTCTGGAAGAGATGCCGGGTGAGGAAGGTTACCCTGCATACCTGGGTTCCCGTCTGGCGCAGTTCTACGAGAGAGCCGGACACGTGGTTTCTCTGGGAAGCGACCAGAGAGAGGGTGCACTTTCCGTTATCGGAGCCGTATCCCCTCCGGGTGGTGATATTTCCGAGCCTGTATCCCAGGCTACCCTGCGTATTGTTAAGGTGTTCTGGGGACTGGATTCCGCACTGGCATACAAACGTCATTTCCCGGCGATCAACTGGCTGACCAGTTATTCCCTGTATGTGGATAACATGGCTGACTGGTTTGACGACAATGTGGCTGCAGACTGGATGGAGAACCGCCAGAAGCTCATGAGTCTTCTGCAGGATGAGGCGGAACTGGAAGAGATCGTTAAGATGGTTGGTATGGATGCCCTCTCAGCTTCTGACAGGCTGAAAATGGAGGCTGCCCGTTCCATCCGTGAGGACTTCCTGCATCAGAACTCTTTCCATGAGGTGGACACCTACAGTTCACTGAAGAAACAGCATCTGATGATGAAGCTGGTTCTGGCTTTCTATGAGCAGGCAAAAGAGGCGCTGGAAAAAGGTGCTAATATCCAGGGTCTGATCAAAATGGAAGTACGTGAGAAGATCGGC includes the following:
- a CDS encoding V-type ATP synthase subunit I; translated protein: MAVMQMQRVSICALKRDRKAILEKLQTMGVMEMTQVLDDESGFEKMDTQGARNTFEKKANLADLALDILQEYAPEKKSLLSSLEGKKLIEKEAYNQVAVRKEEMMDIASRITGWQKEIAECRANIQKMENQIEALAPWMRLDVPMNFEGTGSTRALIGAISGEMTLEAVYSLIAEYAPEAEGVDVTVLSADRDSTYIVALCLKKDAHQVEDALRQGGFAKPSQIVDEVPAVEKENLEAEIGAVQKQIDTCQKHIVEYGDKRADLRLISDYFRTRAEKYELLGHIPQSSRTFFVSGYIPQKAVPAVKKAMEEGYDLVFDVEEIQEDEEAPVLLSNNPFSQSVEGVLESYGLPKKGEVDPTTIMSFFYVFFFGLMLSDAAYGLIIFLACFIVLKKYPRMGQGMHKALKMFMYCGLSTLVWGVLFGGYFGDAVDVIAKTFFHANVPDGGLIKAAWFVPLNDPMRLLLYAMLFGVIHLFMGLALKGYMQLKEKQYMDFFCDVIIWYVFLIGLIMMLLPSSIFASISQLPEGTFPPAVSQIGKVLAIAGAVGLLLMSGRANKNIALRLALGAYDIYNVTGWLSDVLSYSRLLALGLATGVIASVVNQMASMLGDGFIAAIGFIVIFIVGHSLNLAINLLGAYVHTNRLQFVEFFGKFYEGGGRPFNPFKLTTKYVDVKEETYL
- a CDS encoding V-type ATP synthase subunit K, which produces MSQLGIVYALLGAALAVLLAGAGSSIGVGIAGQAASGVVTEDPSKFAKVLIMQLLPGTQGIYGLLVGFITLSKIGLLGGGMLDLTPQQGLLVLAACLPIGIVGLISGKYQGMTSAAAIGIVAKKPEQFGKAMLFPAMVETYAILALLISILSVTNLSF
- a CDS encoding V-type ATP synthase subunit E, which produces MTGLEKMKSQILDEAKSSANDIIDRAQRSAEAVKQGMKEKAEAECGRISKKAEADVENIKERALSSCDLQKRKALLEAKQEVISEVLERAYNTLLSADDETYFNMLRKMLDKFVLAQEGEICFSPEDLKRMPQGFEKEISGIAGKKGGKLVLSKEHRNIRGGFVLIYGGIEENCTFKAMFDSKRGELSDKVHALLFS
- a CDS encoding V0D/AC39 family V-type ATPase subunit, with translation MIDTKYTYAVARIRALETALFTSATLDQLMACQTEEQCLQLIQEKGWGGADTPVNAETILTREQEKIWENIKDLGVDMSVFDVLSYPNMFHNLKAAIKDVCTEENGRAMNIYYDDTAISPDEMLEIVRSKDFSRLPQYMAGAAKEAYETLLHTRDGQLCDVIVDKAALEAIYAAGREAKDSIIKDYAESTVAIADIKIAVRSQKTAKNMDFMKRAMVECESLSVTQLSKAAVSGIDAIVEYLSGTAYAEGGKAIAESMSAFERWCDNRMMETMQSQKYQSFSVGPLVAYVLARENEIKTVRIILSGKRSGLSDDSIRERVREMYV
- a CDS encoding V-type ATP synthase subunit F, coding for MFKIAVVGDYDSIYGFATLGLDTFPVTSRKEAEEKLEHLAASKYGIIYITEALAAECKKTIDKFQEQLFPAIILIPGVFGNTGEGVQGVKLSVEKAVGSDILFSNN
- a CDS encoding V-type ATP synthase subunit A; translated protein: MSKGTIKKVAGPLVIAEGMRDSNMFDVVRVSNQRLIGEIIEMHGDEASVQVYEETSGLGPGEPVESMNAPLSVELGPGLITSIYDGIQRPLDEIMKVSGTNLKRGVEVPSLKRDKKWNFVPTVKVGDEVQNGDIIGTVQETIVVNHKIMVPYGINGKVKEIKAGEFTVEDVVAVIETKDGDKEVGMMQTWPVRKGRPYLKKLPPEMPLVTGQRVVDTFFPIAKGGVAAVPGPFGSGKTVIQHQLAKWAEADIVVYIGCGERGNEMTDVLNEFPELKDPKTGQSLMERTVLIANTSDMPVAAREASIYTGITIAEYFRDMGYSVALMADSTSRWAEALREMSGRLEEMPGEEGYPAYLGSRLAQFYERAGHVVSLGSDQREGALSVIGAVSPPGGDISEPVSQATLRIVKVFWGLDSALAYKRHFPAINWLTSYSLYVDNMADWFDDNVAADWMENRQKLMSLLQDEAELEEIVKMVGMDALSASDRLKMEAARSIREDFLHQNSFHEVDTYSSLKKQHLMMKLVLAFYEQAKEALEKGANIQGLIKMEVREKIGRFKYVTEDKLDKEYDAVLKELAVDIANVFGKEDF